From Mytilus edulis chromosome 8, xbMytEdul2.2, whole genome shotgun sequence, one genomic window encodes:
- the LOC139485030 gene encoding toll-like receptor 4 has product MTNTQLTLLVACFILMMEVNGQLKTTCYFNAKCRCKTINETYVEVDCSKLSLNYIPKLPGNVSSVDLSYNNISDISEYHFEDNNALREINLSQNKLHFLKKEMFSGLDSVSKLQINNNNIIKTTKDVFLYLRSLSYLDVKRNNISWSNPNVTFPPSLLTLKIDYNSSQENFHEMPHLQTLDVSGTSGDWYMHIVKPDTFRFVPSIYELDISACKLNYVYNGSFRFMRNLSTLDVSFNTCLKFDGLQNVTIELPFTSIKILKFNKIHKTFQMNTKVLIQHLSHLKYTKLEKIHGDSNRIQLIEAGAVRQLPSSIRRLFVSDNEFTYGQYVSEFITMQVEFVNASFLFNSRSNNGEEEKCEHHDKSCCNQLCEQIHTPDKTISLFINSLKVLPIPRNLKTALYKDGFLRYEIPQYTVSENIVEYVDLSHNIFYSWIGPLLTFNHLHFLDLSNNICSNVLKVFFKSVPNVTTLLAQNKLLGFVLPDDTEGEIMQHMPVLQFVNFAENRIPSLPYNFFKSQVNLIDIKLGGNMMENISFQINHMKQLSNLDLSNNRISSLDEHARDHLEEVFQMKNNLTIDISGNPLKYNCDATEFVKWMSITQIKFHSINKTYCLMSNGIQKSLWKSNRIYEKLKLECSSYSSLIVGTIASLVVFLIVLIWGIGYRNRWRLRYMYYMVKSKYQAQNKEKPDNDNHYKYDAFISYDNNDRFFLHDKLLPCLEREAGLKLCIHKRDFLPGNDIAANITSAIHNSRKVVIVMSHNYLDSYWCMFEYNMAKVESIYSRNKENILFLVFLEQMAPKELPMMVLELVQSSSYIEYSNNEFGDTVFWG; this is encoded by the coding sequence ATGACAAATACACAACTTACTCTCCTTGTTGCGTGTTTTATTCTGATGATGGAAGTAAACGGACAGTTGAAAACCACGTGTTACTTCAATGCCAAATGTCGATGTAAAACTATAAATGAAACGTATGTCGAGGTTGACTGTTCAAAACTAAGCTTAAATTATATCCCGAAACTGCCAGGAAACGTAAGCAGTGTTGATTTAAGTTACAACAATATATCTGATATATCGGAATATCATTTTGAGGATAACAATGCTTTACGTGAAATTAACCTTTCACAAAACAAATTACACtttctaaaaaaagaaatgttttctgGGCTGGACAGTGTTTCAAAGCTTcagataaacaataataatattataaaaacaacCAAAGATGTGTTTTTATATCTACGATCATTATCATACTTAGATGTTAAGAGGAATAATATTAGCTGGAGCAATCCCAACGTTACATTTCCTCCATCTTTACTCACATTGAAGATTGATTACAATTCGTCTCAAGAAAACTTCCATGAAATGCCTCATTTACAGACTCTGGACGTCTCTGGAACATCTGGGGACTGGTACATGCACATCGTGAAACCGGACACCTTTAGATTTGTACCATCAATATATGAATTAGATATTTCTGCTTGTAAATTGAATTACGTATACAATGGTTCATTTAGATTTATGAGAAACTTATCAACTTTAGATGTATCTTTTAACACATGTCTTAAGTTTGATGGATTACAAAATGTAACAATTGAACTTCCATTCACGTCTATCAAAATTCTGaaattcaataaaattcataaaacatttcaaatgaatACAAAAGTTTTGATACAACATTTATCGCACTTGAAATAtacaaagttggaaaaaataCATGGCGACAGTAATAGAATCCAGCTCATAGAAGCTGGAGCTGTACGACAACTTCCCTCTTCCATTCGTAGACTCTTTGTGTCCGACAATGAATTTACGTATGGACAATATGTTTCCGAATTTATTACTATGCAAGTTGAATTTGTGAATGCGTCGTTTCTGTTCAATTCTCGAAGTAACAACGGAGAAGAAGAAAAATGCGAGCATCATGATAAATCATGTTGTAATCAGCTTTGTGAACAAATTCATACACCAGATAAAACAATATCCCTATTTATCAATTCTTTGAAAGTGTTGCCAATTCCTCGAAACCTGAAAACAGCTCTTTACAAAGACGGCTTTCTTCGGTATGAAATACCACAGTATACAGTTTCTGAGAATATAGTAGAGTATGTAGATTTAAGtcataatattttctattcatgGATAGGTCCTCTTTTAACATTCAATCATTTGCATTTTTTAGATTTGTCAAATAACATATGCTCAAATGTGTTAAAGGTATTTTTTAAAAGCGTTCCGAATGTGACAACATTACTCGCACAAAATAAACTACTAGGATTTGTTCTGCCCGATGACACGGAAGGGGAAATAATGCAGCATATGCCTGTCCTTCAATTTGTGAATTTTGCAGAAAATAGGATTCCAAGTTTAccatataatttttttaagtCTCAGGTGAATTTGATAGACATTAAATTAGGAGGAAATATGATGGAAAACATATCCTTCCAAATAAATCACATGAAACAATTATCAAATTTAGACCTTTCAAATAACAGAATTTCTAGTCTAGATGAACATGCTCGTGATCATCTGGAAGAAGTTttccaaatgaaaaacaatttgaCCATTGATATAAGTGGGAATCCGTTAAAATACAATTGCGATGCAACAGAATTTGTGAAATGGATGTCAATAACGCAAATCAAATTTCACAGCATAAACAAAACCTACTGTCTGATGTCTAATGGAATCCAAAAATCACTATGGAAATCAAATAGAATTTATGAGAAGCTTAAGTTGGAATGCTCGTCGTATTCGTCTTTGATTGTTGGCACAATTGCATCATTGGTTGTTTTTCTGATTGTTTTAATTTGGGGCATAGGTTACCGCAATAGGTGGCGTTTGCGATATATGTATTACATGGTAAAAAGTAAATATCAAgcccaaaataaagaaaaaccgGATAATGACAACCATTATAAGTACGATGCTTTTATATCCTACGATAACAATGATAGATTTTTCCTTCATGACAAACTTTTGCCTTGTCTAGAACGCGAAGCTGGATTGAAACTGTGTATCCACAAAAGAGATTTCCTACCTGGAAATGACATTGCAGCAAACATCACATCGGCAATTCATAACAGCCGTAAAGTGGTTATTGTTATGTCACATAATTATCTGGATTCGTATTGGTGTATGTTTGAATACAACATGGCGAAAGTGGAAAGTATTTATTCCAGAAATAAggaaaacatattatttttagtATTTCTAGAGCAAATGGCACCAAAAGAATTACCAATGATGGTTTTAGAGTTAGTTCAATCCAGCTCTTACATCGAATATTCGAACAATGAATTTGGCGATACAGTGTTTTGGGGATAG
- the LOC139485019 gene encoding toll-like receptor 4, translating into MANSLLILFLACFVLMMAVSVQTETTCFFNERCRCKTSNKTYVEVDCSHAKLRDIPNLPRNVSSVDLSNNYIHNIQEHHFQDNDILTEINLSLNKLHFLNKEMFCGLNSVFKLKLNNNNITKTTKDAFLYLRTLSYLDVKKNSISWSSHNVTFPPSLLTLKIDYNSSQEKLPEMPRLETLDVSGSSGHCYINIVKPDTFRSVPTIHELDISACKVNYVYNGSFIFMRNLSILDISFNTCLRFDGLENVTIDLPFTSIKIFKFNKIHKTFQMNTKVLKRHFVHLRDTNLVEMHGDSNRIQLLEDGAVQQLPSSIRKLFMSDNEFSYGQYFFDFITMQIDFVNVSFLFSSRRNNEREEICERPDESCCNQECKPIYTPAERIFRLNSPWRILPIPRKLKTALYKECYLRYEIPQFTVSENILEHVDLSYNIFYSWIGPLLIFDHVKFVDLSNNICSNVSKVFFKSVPTVAILLLQNNLLGFILPDDNEGEIMQHMPALQIINLAENRIPSLPYNFFKTQVNLIEINLEGNMMDNITFQINHMKQLSHLDLSNNRISSLDENARCHLDEVYKGKNNFSIDISGNPLTCSCDTIDFIKWMSTTKIKIHNKHKTSCLTSHGNSESLRKPNRVLKKLQKECSSYSSLIVGTVASMVVFLFVLIWGISYRYRWRLRYMYYMVKNKYQVQNKGNNDNES; encoded by the coding sequence ATGGCAAATTCATTACTCATTCTCTTTCTCGCGTGTTTTGTTCTCATGATGGCAGTAAGTGTGCAGACGGAAACAACATGTTTCTTTAATGAAAGATGTCGATGTAAAActtcaaataaaacatatgtCGAGGTTGATTGTTCACATGCAAAACTAAGGGATATACCTAACCTGCCAAGAAATGTTAGCAGTGTTGATCTTAGTAACAactatatacataatatacaggaACATCATTTTCAGGACAACGATATTTTAACTGAAATAAATCTTTCACTAAATAAATTACACTTTCTGAATAAGGAAATGTTTTGTGGACTGAATAGTGTTTTCAAGCTTAAGTTgaacaataataatattacaaAAACAACGAAAGATGCGTTTTTATATCTACGAACCTTGTCATATTTAGATGTTAAGAAGAATAGTATCAGCTGGAGCAGTCACAACGTTACATTTCCTCCATCTTTACTTACATTGAAGATTGATTACAATTCGTCTCAAGAAAAACTACCGGAAATGCCTCGTTTAGAGACTCTTGACGTATCTGGATCATCTGGGCATTGTTACATAAACATCGTGAAACCGGATACGTTTAGATCTGTGCCAACAATCCATGAATTAGATATATCTGCTTGTAAAGTGAATTACGTGTACAAtggttcatttatttttatgcgaaatttatcaattttagatATTTCTTTTAACACATGTTTAAGGTTTGATGGCTTAGAAAATGTGACAATTGACCTTCCATTTACgtctattaaaatttttaaatttaataaaattcacaaaacatttcaaatgaatACGAAAGTTTTAAAGCGGCATTTTGTGCACTTAAGAGATACAAATTTGGTAGAAATGCATGGCGATAGTAATAGAATCCAGCTCTTGGAAGATGGAGCTGTACAACAACTTCCATCTTCCATTCGAAAACTCTTTATGTCTGACAATGAATTTTCGTATGGTCAATATTTTTTCGATTTCATAACAATGCAAATTGACTTTGTAAATGTGTCGTTTTTGTTCAGTTCGCGAAGGAATAATGAACGTGAAGAAATATGTGAGCGTCCTGATGAATCATGTTGTAATCAAGAATGCAAACCAATTTATACACCTGCTGAAAGAATATTCCGATTAAACTCTCCTTGGAGAATATTGCCCATTCCTCGAAAACTGAAAACAGCTCTTTACAAAGAATGCTATCTTCGCTATGAAATTCCACAGTTTACAGTTTCCGAAAATATATTAGAACATGTAGATTtaagttataatattttctattcgtGGATAGGTCCACTTCTTATATTTGATCATGTTAAATTTGTAGATTTATCTAATAACATTTGCTCGAATGTgtcaaaggttttttttaaaagcgTCCCGACTGTGGCAATATTACTCCTACAAAATAATCTACTTGGATTTATTCTTCCGGATGACAATGAAGGGGAGATAATGCAACACATGCCAGCCCTTCAAATCATTAATTTGGCAGAAAATAGAATTCCCAGTTTACCGTATAATTTTTTTAAGACCCAGGTAAATTTGATAGAAATAAATTTAGAAGGAAACATGATGGATAATATTACCTTCCAAATAAACCACATGAAACAGTTGTCACATTTAGATCTTTCCAACAATAGAATTTCTAGTTTAGATGAAAATGCTCGTTGTCATTTAGATGAAGTGTACAAAGGGAAAAACAATTTTTCCATTGATATAAGTGGGAATCCGTTAACATGTAGTTGTGACACAATAGACTTTATTAAGTggatgtcaacaacaaaaatcaagattcacaataaacataaaacatcatGTCTGACGTCTCATGGGAACTCTGAATCATTACGGAAACCGAATAGAGTTTTAAAGAAGCTTCAGAAGGAATGTTCGTCGTATTCGTCTTTGATTGTGGGTACAGTAGCATCAATGGTCGTTTTCTTGTTTGTACTAATTTGGGGCATAAGCTACCGTTATAGGTGGCGCTTGCGATATATGTATTACATGGtgaaaaataaatatcaagtGCAAAATAAAGGAAACAACGACAATGAAAGCTAG